A portion of the Naumovozyma castellii chromosome 2, complete genome genome contains these proteins:
- the CCA1 gene encoding tRNA adenylyltransferase (ancestral locus Anc_8.233), which produces MRAFPAYLRSMTTAMASSSATLPPIIKLTPIEKDICKLLNDYTLHYNQTHLDIKEPLTLRITGGWVRDKLLGQGSHDLDIAINIMSGESFARGLNEYLTKHYARYGIKPHSIHKIDKNPEKSKHLETATTKLFDIEVDFVNLRAEEYTELSRIPITKFGTPEEDALRRDATLNALFYNIQENQIEDFTRKGLTDLKNGILRTPLPARKTFLDDPLRVLRLIRFASRFNFTIEDNVLKEMSNPEINAAFITKISRERVGNEMEKILIGNNPILGLSLIQQAHLENAIFFWHNDPSIIECNETSNKEQMQTIQKIYQEGILNKHLLKVIDNYQLLLSRSPILQSHILNNNTFKQNFILASSLLPFATLRIIALPKKKLNNTCYVSESIIKEGLKMNKLDAKIVSQTVENVSKHKALIKEFVQNSNSLQRSKLGTYLRSYSGHWEIVHFVALLEEFINLQSNDDHTAIELFKDYNSFYSFILDQGLKNCHEMKPLIDGKKMLKVLNMKAGPWMSELNNNIIVWQFDNPNGTEAQLLEYIKTVLPVT; this is translated from the coding sequence ATGAGAGCATTTCCAGCCTATTTGAGATCAATGACCACCGCTATGGCTTCCTCTTCCGCGACTCTGCCtcccattattaaattgacgccaattgaaaaggatatCTGCAAATTACTAAATGACTACACGCTGCACTATAATCAGACGCATCTGGATATAAAGGAACCATTGACGCTTCGAATTACAGGAGGGTGGGTCCGTGACAAGCTATTGGGTCAGGGGTCGCACGATCTGGACATTGCTATAAATATTATGTCTGGTGAATCATTTGCCAGGGGACTCAACGAGTATTTGACTAAACATTATGCCCGGTATGGCATAAAGCCTCATTCTATTCATAAGATCGATAAGAATCCTGAAAAGTCTAAACACTTGGAAACAGCAACcacaaaattatttgatattgaagtGGATTTCGTTAATTTGAGAGCTGAAGAATATACGGAATTGTCAAGAATACCCATTACAAAATTCGGGACaccagaagaagatgcCTTGAGAAGAGACGCGACTTTAAATGCATTATTTTACAATATTCAAGAGaatcaaattgaagattttaCGAGAAAAGGGCTGactgatttgaaaaatggaataCTGAGAACTCCGTTACCTGCCAGGAAAACTTTCTTGGATGATCCCTTGCGAGTCTTAAGGTTAATTAGATTTGCTTCAAGATTTAATTTTaccattgaagataatgTATTAAAGGAAATGTCTAATCCAGAGATTAATGCTGCATTTATCacaaaaatttcaagagaaagagttggtaatgaaatggaaaagaTCTTAATAGGTAATAATCCAATTCTTGGGTTAAGCTTAATTCAACAAGCTCATTTAGAAAATGCTATATTCTTTTGGCATAATGATCCATCCATTATCGAATGTAATGAAACTTCCAATAAAGAGCAAATGCAAACCATTCAGAAAATTTACCAAGAGGGAATTTTAAACAAgcatttattgaaagttATTGATAATTATCAACTATTACTATCTCGTTCGCCAATCTTACAATCAcatatattgaataataatacattcaaacaaaatttcatattAGCATCATCATTACTTCCATTCGCTACTTTAAGAATCATTGCATTACccaagaagaaactaaACAACACATGTTATGTATCCGAGAGTATCATTAAAGAAGGTCTAAAGatgaataaattggatGCAAAGATTGTTTCTCAAACAGTGGAAAATGTATCTAAGCATAAGGCTCTAATAAAGGAATTTGtacaaaattcaaatagtTTACAAAGATCAAAATTGGGCACGTATTTGAGATCATATTCAGGTCATTGGGAAATCGTTCATTTTGTCGCTTTATTGGAAGAGTTTATTAATTTACAGTCAAACGATGATCATACAGCCATCGAATTGTTTAAAGATTATAAttcattttattctttcatATTAGACCAAggtttgaaaaattgtcACGAGATGAAACCTCTGATAGATGGGaaaaaaatgttgaaaGTGTTAAATATGAAGGCTGGCCCATGGATGAGCGAgcttaataataatataatcGTATGGCAATTTGATAATCCAAATGGTACAGAAGCTCAATTACTAGAGTATATAAAGACAGTCCTACCAGTAACTTAA
- the RPH1 gene encoding Rph1p (ancestral locus Anc_8.234), giving the protein MADYSDIKPALIEDGIPIFKPTFQEFKDFYKFMEAINKFGMQSGIVKVIPPTEWLKLLDNPPSVEALQGIKIKNPIEQEISGTHGLFMSNNIERSKTYHIIQWKELSKDYTLPQDPHSRDKNKDPDTNNGKTIEMPSSTSSATHRKRQHSFSKEDFKNFQKNFNESDEILKQFNDKERLNFLENYYWKTLNFTMPMYGADTSGSIFNENLNVWNVSKLPNLLDYLDKEIPGVNDSFLYAGLWKASFPWHLEDQDLYSINFIHFGAPKQWYSIPQEDHQLFYNFMREQFPEEAKKCPEFLRHKTFMASPKLLSENGIRCNKIVHYQNEFMITFPYGYHAGFNYGYNLAESVNFALEEWLEIGERANKCLCVNDSVEIDVRKLASNWYIFKNKPNLKNETDLRVRSFTELLNHSSQELQNIQKKQQVQPIRTFTESNKDVSLRSTSPTPSQFFTTNETNKPVISRVSSPFLSRMMDLSNIVEPTLEDPTLKFKRKLNAPSVSQNNTLPPISMPPLFQSPLLEDNEDNMIALSLANMANSGTSSPRLIIPALNSSIDPINSSSSNGNDRISSILAPKPSLSSSPYVTSNNNNPMTYNSTFSNHNNNIQNNVVPLSPGGRSNLSFIKRIKSPNIVTLNISRETSRSPILTSVPDFRSNNNNTGTLPYSAIPQSSLNQMELNNPLGNDDTNNNTVTNSELSILNQPPQKKQRLTNGTRSNQRKMELGVEQPSGDGVLIGNSSSNNNNNTNAQAPKFTSDEIIMSETGKVYVCLECKRQFTSGHHLTRHKKSVHSGEKPHSCPKCGKKFKRRDHVLQHLNKKIPCVPEEGSSNAIATTATLGASKTATTGATPLIEQNGTKVEKQEATVE; this is encoded by the coding sequence atggcAGATTACTCCGACATTAAACCGGcattaattgaagatgGTATCCCCATTTTTAAACCTACTTTCcaagaatttaaagatttttaTAAGTTTATGGAAGccataaataaatttggaatGCAAAGTGGGATCGTTAAAGTCATCCCACCAACAGAATGGTTGAAGTTATTAGATAATCCTCCGTCTGTGGAAGCATTACAAGGTATTAAGATTAAGAATCCTATCgaacaagaaatttcagGAACTCATGGACTTTTTATGAGTAATAATATAGAAAGAAGTAAAACTTATCATATTATTCAATGGAAGGAACTTTCAAAGGATTATACGTTGCCCCAGGATCCTCATTCAAGAGATAAGAATAAGGATCCAGATACAAATAATGGTAAAACGATAGAAATGCCATCTTCTACTTCTTCAGCTACTCACAGGAAGAGACAGCattcattttctaaagaagattttaaaaattttcaaaaaaattttaatgaaagtgatgaaatattaaagCAATTTAATGACAAGGAAagattaaattttttagaaaattattattggaaaaCGTTAAACTTTACCATGCCCATGTATGGTGCTGATACATCAGGGTCcatatttaatgaaaatttaaatgtTTGGAACGTGTCTAAGTTACCAAATCTATTAGATTATCtagataaagaaattccaGGTGTTAATGATTCATTTCTTTATGCAGGGTTATGGAAGGCTTCATTTCCATGGCATTTAGAAGATCAAGATCTTTATtccatcaatttcattcattttGGTGCCCCAAAGCAATGGTATTCAATACCACAAGAAGATCATCAATTATTCTATAATTTTATGAGAGAACAATTCCCCGAGGAAGCTAAAAAATGTCCAGAATTCTTAAGACATAAGACTTTTATGGCGTCcccaaaattattaagtgAAAATGGTATACGATGTAACAAAATCgttcattatcaaaatgaatttatgATAACATTCCCCTACGGATATCATGCAGGTTTTAATTATGGTTATAATTTAGCTGAATCAGTAAATTTTGCCTTAGAAGAATGGTTGGAAATTGGTGAAAGAGCAAATAAATGTTTATGTGTTAATGATTCTGTGGAAATTGATGTAAGAAAATTGGCATCAAATTGGTACATATTTAAGAACaaaccaaatttgaaaaatgaaacgGATTTAAGGGTAAGGAGTTTTacagaattattaaacCATAGTTCACAGGAATTACAaaacattcaaaaaaaGCAACAAGTTCAACCAATAAGAACTTTCACAGAGAGTAATAAAGATGTATCACTTCGATCCACAAGTCCCACACCATCACAATTCTTCACTACTaatgaaacaaataaaCCTGTCATTAGTAGAGTTTCATCACCATTTTTATCAAGAATGATGGATCTTTCTAATATTGTGGAACCCACTTTGGAAGATCCAACCTTAAAATTtaaaaggaaattgaatgcACCATCAGTATCTCAAAACAATACATTACCACCAATTTCCATGCCACCATTATTTCAATCACCATTATTagaagataatgaagataatatGATTGCATTAAGTCTGGCTAACATGGCTAATAGTGGTACTTCATCACCAAGATTGATTATCCCAGCATTAAACTCTTCCATTGatccaataaattcatcttcatcaaatggCAATGATCGTATATCATCTATTTTAGCACCAAAACCATCATTGTCATCTTCACCTTATGTAACttcaaacaacaataatcCAATGACTTATAATTCAACATTCTCaaatcataataataacattcaaaataatgtGGTACCTTTATCACCAGGTGGTAGatcaaatctttcattcATTAAGAGAATAAAATCACCAAACATTGTTAcattaaatatatcaaGAGAAACGTCAAGAAGTCCGATTTTAACATCTGTACCAGATTTTagatctaataataataatactggAACATTGCCATATTCAGCCATACCACAATCTTCGTTGAATCAAATGGAGTTAAACAATCCATTGGGTAACGATGataccaataataatactgtCACTAATTCAGAATTATCAATTCTGAACCAACCACCacaaaagaaacaaagatTAACAAATGGTACAAGATCCAATCAAAGGAAAATGGAACTTGGTGTGGAACAACCTAGTGGTGATGGTGTACTCATTGGTAACAGCTCatcaaacaataataataataccaatgCACAAGCACCAAAATTCACTTCAGAcgaaataataatgtcaGAAACGGGTAAAGTTTATGTTTGTTTGGAATGTAAACGTCAATTCACATCAGGGCATCATTTAACAAGACACAAGAAATCGGTTCATTCGGGCGAGAAACCCCATTCTTGCCCCAAATGTGGTAAAAAGTTTAAGAGAAGAGATCACGTTTTACAACATCTTAATAAGAAAATCCCCTGTGTTCCTGAAGAAGGTTCATCTAATGCAATAGCAACTACAGCTACTCTGGGGGCATCGAAGACTGCGACAACCGGGGCAACTCCGCTGATAGAACAGAATGGCACTAAAGTGGAGAAACAAGAGGCGACGGTGGAGTAA
- the ADK2 gene encoding adenylate kinase ADK2 (ancestral locus Anc_8.236) yields MLSKLPSMRLVFLGAPGSGKGTQISRLIQLLPTVNRISSGDILRQEIQAETKLGQLASQFIAQGKLIPDDLIDKLLISKLQEQNWLAGRSKSSWVLDGFPRTITQAQKFDETLDKYNKNLNLVVELDVPTEVILERIENRYVHIPSGRIYNLQFNPPRVPGKDDITGEPLVKRSDDSAATFKKRLQEYHETLGPLKEYYQSQGLLQTISGETSDIIFPKLLNMIHKRFHTGIQIRPPSTESPGVEALK; encoded by the coding sequence ATGCTATCCAAGCTCCCATCAATGAGACTCGTCTTTTTAGGTGCTCCCGGTTCAGGTAAGGGTACACAAATATCACGTTTAATACAACTATTACCAACTGTTAATCGTATATCTTCAGGTGATATATTACGTCAAGAAATCCAAGCAGAGACCAAATTGGGTCAATTAGCCTCTCAATTTATCGCCCAGGGAAAATTGATACCGGATGATCTGATTGATAAGCTATTGATCTCGAAGTTACAAGAGCAGAATTGGTTAGCTGGTAGATCCAAATCCAGTTGGGTCCTCGATGGGTTCCCCCGAACCATAACACAAGCACAGAAATTCGATGAAACCTTGGATAAGTACAATAAGAACTTGAACCTAGTGGTGGAATTGGATGTACCCACTGAGGTAATCTTAGagagaattgaaaatagaTATGTCCATATTCCTAGTGGACGTATTTATAATTTGCAATTCAACCCCCCTCGTGTCCCGGGAAAAGATGATATTACTGGGGAACCACTTGTGAAGAGATCCGATGATTCTGCAGCAACATTTAAGAAACGACTCCAGGAGTATCATGAGACATTGGGTCCCTTGAAGGAATATTACCAGAGTCAAGGCCTCCTACAGACAATATCAGGTGAAACCTCCGATataatatttccaaaaCTTCTCAATATGATTCATAAGAGGTTTCATACGGGGATCCAGATACGTCCCCCTTCTACGGAGTCACCGGGGGTTGAGGctttaaaataa